The sequence TAagatgataaaaagaaataaaaagaataaagattgggaaagaagaatcaaattgtcattatttgcataTGATGTTGTTGTGTATGTGGGAATCCAAaagaatttacatttataaaaaaatGAAGACTGAAGATGATCCTTTGCATCCACAAACTCATGTGGGAGAGTCATTCAGTGCCTAGTCAGTGCCAAGTGAAGCGCCTGATAACAAAATGGCCATAATCAACACCAGGCTGTTTGGACTGCATAATCAAGAAAAATATCAGGTGGCCCAGCTGGTCATGTACTCTAGAATCCATTCATTTTACCATTATTGAGTCGCCTCCTCATTGAGGACTGTGAAAgtaaaaccttttaaaaaataaatataataaaaacaataaaattcatcTATTCTCTCAccactcaaatatcacctctcaTAAATGTGTTACCACATAGCTTCCTGACTTTTCCATATGCACgctgtgcagaaaagagttaacatagcaggTGTTCTTGCAAGTTTGGCCCTTGGATGGCATCTGGGAACTTGGCTGGTTAGCCATTCCTTACACTTACACAAAACTTTCCCTAATTCATAAAGGTGGCTCACTCTACCTGATCTGTTTGTACAAAGAATGTGGATTTTTGGTACATACTAGGCAGAGGGTGCCAATGTGACTGATGTCCAATAATATCCTTAGAGATTGAGTCTCTAATGGGTTTCCCTGGGCATAAACATATCACAGATATTGGTGCATTTTTGTTTCTGGGAAAAGATGCACTCTGTGTGACCCTCATTGGAGGGAGACAGTGTAAAGAAATCTGCACATGGATTCCTCCAGACGCCACCTGTGTCTTATGATTTAGCTGTGTGTGTTCTTATGAAATTCCTGCAATTGATCTTAGCTGTGAGCACAACTATATTCTGAGTCTTGTGAGTCTTTCTAGTGAGTCTTCCAATATGGGGTGGTCTTGGGAACCCCCAGTaaacatataatatttttatacaatGCGATTATATTACATGCACCATTTTATAATCTATTTTTTCACTTAGAATACATAGTGAATATATTTCCATATCAATAAATACAGATCTGCAATAATATCATAAATTATTGCATAGAATTACAATTATTGGACTTTcgagtttttgtattttttactgCACAGTGACTAAAAAAACACTTTATGATGTAGCTCGTATCCTTGTTTGTTATTACTTCTGAGAAATTTTAGAAGTGATATTTTTGGGTGTACtcacatttttaagattttttttttttaaagattttatttatttattttccccccaaagccccagtagatagttgtatgtcgcagttgcacatccttcttgttgctgtatgtgggacgtggcctcagcatggccggagaagcagtgcgtcggtgtgcgcccgggatccgaacccgggccgccagcagccgagcgcgcgcacttaaccgctaagccacgggaccagcccccatttaaaaattcaactgaacttttttttttaatttatttttttcccccaaagccccagtacatagttgtatgtcatagttgcacagccttctagttgctgtatgtgggacgcgacctcagcatggccggagaagcggtgcgtcggtgctcgcccgggatccgaaccagggccgccagcagcggagcgcgcgcacttaaccactaagccacagggccggccctcacatttttaagatttttgataCGTATTGTAAATAGACTTTTAGAAAGCATGTACCAATGTCCACATTGAGTGGATGTGTAAgggaaaatttcattttccattcccagaacaacaaaatcactaattaaaaaaaatctgaatgatTCAGAGTGATAACTCCTTATTTTAAATTGCATCAATTCAATTGCTTATATAAccggttatttaaaaaaatatttctatatattggctatattttcttttttgaattgcttgttcattcatattttttattttttaaattgtttggctttacttttgtgatatttaaatttctttatatattaaagaagtaattatttatcttttatgtgtttaaatatttttgctcattttctttattttaattaataactaacagatatttttatttaaatcatttatatattcaaataatttcctttatgCTTATTACTTCTGTTTTCCTGTTTAGAGAGCCCCCCAAGATTAGCTGTACTTACTTAAATTTTCTTTCAAGtttactataattttaaaaatattgtaatatctgatcaattttattttagaataaattgtGAAACAGTTAATTGGTATAGTTTTAAGAGTAAACAATGTGCATAACtccattgctttaaaaataacccTTCCTTATTTTGTTACATATTAATATTACTTTTGGATTTTCCATTCTATGCTTTGAGCTCTGGGTTCTCATTTGCTTTAATATCACACTATTTTAATGATTGTAATTTTATAGTGTTTTTTAGTTTCTAACAGGGCAACTCTTATCACTGCTCTTCAGAATATCCTTGGATATTCATCTATGATTAGTCTTCCATTTAAAATTCAGGAATATTTATCACAGTATCAAAAATAGATATTTGgaatttatttgaatttaaagaagaaataaggaCTAATTAGTATCACTACAAAATTGAGACATCCTATCCTTGTATAAAGGGTGTCTCTGTATTTATTCAGTTTTATTCTGTATTCCTTAGAAAAAATTCTTCATGGCCTCATTTTAGTAAGTCTTGAATAGaaattgttaaatatatttctagATGTTTTGTGAAGTGACTAATTTAAATTTGCTATTTTGCAACCAACTTCCGCTGACCTTTCACACAGCCATGTTGAGCTCTTAAAAGAACTCATCTATCTCAGACCTaaccctttcctctcctcttgatATCCTCATTTGTAGGCTATTCAGGGATTTACTTTTAAACTTTCAGAGTCCTGTGAGCACATACAGGGCATCTAGTACATCTCTCTACTCTCCTGGATCACTACTCTGTAAAGTTCACCTCTTCCACAAACTCATTCTAAGTGGTTGCACCACTCATCATCACCAATGACGTCCCTCTTACTCTTTTGTCGAGCAGAGATGTCGAGCTATCACATCTCCTGGAAATGATTACTGTCTTATGTTTTGATACAAGTTCTTTCCACCTTGCTAATAAATATTCATCAGGGGAAATGAGCAGCTTTCTTGACTGAGACGTAAGGAGTGAAGAAGCAAAAAGTGAAATCAGGCTCCAACAGGTTTTCCATAAGGGAAAGTTCAAGGAAAAGTGGAATTATTGGAAAAATCATCTCAGAAAGTACAGAGGCTTTTTGGGGAAATAATATAGGAAGTCATCTCATGAAGCATTGAATGAATTTGAACTAACACATGAAAGTTGAGTCAGTTAGTGCAGAAATGACTAGGAATAATTTGGTAGAATATGGGGATTTCTAGAACACCATTTTTGCCATGAGCTGATTATTCTCTTCCTATTACATGTATGCTGACTGTATTTCTGGTCATTGGGCTCAATGCCCCATTGAGACAGGTACACTTGTGCCACGGTCACATTTCAATTGCAACGATAGTAGGAAGAAGATGGCTCTACACATATAAAAATGTTCATGGGTGTTTTTCCGAGGAATTGTCTTCTCAAATGAAAGATGTCCTGGAGAAATGTCCAGAACTAAGCTAGTCCAGGTAgaattaaatcttttattttacaaTGGCTGGTTTTCTAAAAATGTGTGGAACTATTAATATATCATTAAAATCATCAAGGAAGAtactaatttagaaaaaaataaagaatcgaTTTTTTTTCTCTGGGTATATTTACCCAATCAACCTAATCAACTCTCCATCTTTGTGAATGTTAAGAttgttatatattaataaataggaaagcaaaaatgtgtattttttaataatcttacattgacttatatgaaatatatatcctCGAGGTGGGAGAATCTTTGTGGCTAAGTACAAACTTACTCATCTTCCTCAGTGTAAATGCCTCTGTGTTAGTTATTTAACTGTTGTCTCTCAGCTCTAATTCACTCTTCTGTGCTTTGCTTTTAGATAACATGGGTTGATATTCTTCAACTTATGTTTTCTTGAATTTTGATTGGTCTGCTCAACATTAAAGAGTGTCTTAGAAAATCAGTCCTAATACACAACGCCAATCTGATAGGCTACAAATTCTATTAGCATTTAGTGCTATTATATTGTATTATGGGCAAGGTCACAGTAATTCCCTAATCCCTAATTCTGCCTTGGTTTAGCCTTTCCTATGATGTATTTAAAagggatatatacataggagACAATGAATGGGAAATAAAAATTCCAATTTATTATTAGTGGCTGAATTTATGCCTGAAACTCAAATGCAGATTTCTCTGTAAGCTCCGCTGGAATACATGCCTATTTTGAAGGCTTAAAGGACTTTGCTTTCTCACTAAAGCCAACCCCAAATCTAAGCGTCTTACTACTTTTCCTGCAAGTTACGTATGACTGAAGAGTGGAGCTAAAATTAaccaagggtgtgtgtgtgtatgtgtgtgtgagaaaagaggaagaaagggagcaaGATATTCAGTTCTAACCCAGGAGTGCAGGCCCAACGTCAAATTGATTCTGTGGTcacatgaaacaaaaaaaaaaagagccaggaTAAAATGCCAGAAGGAGAGTCACTCTGACATACCTGACCTTTAACACACAATGATTCTACCCACTTGTCAGTGTTCTGGTATCTGACTCCAAGTAATAGTATCCATAAgtcttggaaaagaacaaagcaaaaaatgggaggttttcttatttcctttcccTCAACACCTTATTATGTTACGACAGGGGTTAGCTACACGGTATGATATGAAGGTCATTTATACCCATGAGTAAATCTTTCCACAGATGTCACATGGCTTAGTCTTCTACCGCTAAAGATGATTACTTATGCATTCTACcctctattaattaaaaaaaccatAGTCTTCACAAGGGCTCATGTGAAAGCATTGTAGGGACATTAATAAAGGAAGAAGATGATGTGAGCTCAGTATCAATTCTACTCATTAGTAGGCAAAACATTTTAATTCTCTGAGtgtcagttttctcacctataaaatatgGATCTCTAGGGCTACTCTAAAGtgcaaataaggtaacatttttAAACAGTAGCACACAGTGCAGAATTTGAACAATTAGTACATTAAACTGATTTGCATTAGGAGTTATCAGTTCATTTCCTTCTCATGAGACAACTTGATAGGATGGAGGCCTGAGCTAAGCAACTGGCctaaggaaaagagaacttgGTGATTAAAGATATTAATTTTGCTTCAGTCTTTGTGATCTTCAGGCCCCTTCCTCAGCAAGTTTCAAGCTTCAAAGAAGTGGAAGTAACACAGTTGATTTACATACTTGGCAGACCAGCTCAACATCCCATAATAAAACAGGGCCTGCAAATGAAATATCCCATTCTCTCTTGCTTCAACCCCTGGAAAGTATATGTCATTGATGAGGAGACTggtggaaaaaaacttaaaaacaaattaatttagtCAGAAAACCTTTATGGACAAATGAAtcttgaaaagaaatataaagcgaAAAGGCAGCTCTCTCCATGGGACTCCCTGCTTGCTCTCACTCCtccaaaaaggagagagaactaaaaatGTCTAACCCAAATTCTGGCCTGAAATGCACATACAGACTCCTGAGTTGCAGAGAGAACAGAATCTATTTGCTCTTTATACAGCGTTTTCTATGTGGTGAATGTTTAATGAAATGGGTTTAAGCTTAGCCTGCCTTTCTTGGCCACTCTGTGTGATTTTAGGTATCCTCTTTACCTATGCCCCTGTGAATATCTTCAAGGAATTCTGACCAAATTTAGATTCGTGCAGTgcatgaaaaattagaaaaaaaatcaactctcattaatatattagaaatataaaatggataactttttgtttaattttcttactTAAACATTAGTTGGCTATATCTTATGCACCAAAGATTGTAAcaggcactttacaaatattatctcgtTTGAAAATTGTGATGTGACTATATTGAAAGACTGAGATTAAGGAAACATccagaaaaggagaaatattgAGAAAGGAATTTCCTGAGTCCCTAAAAGAGAGAGTTAGGATTGTGCAATATTTTGCAAGATTGGTTTCTAGTCTGGCTGAGATGGGGTAATAGTGTTTTCCAGGGCCTAGAATTCTGAACACATATATGTTTTTCTATAATAGCCACCCATTATTTTCCCCTCAATTGAAAAGGTTTCATTGGGCAATAATTCATGTGATCATGGCAAGAAGCTGtgtttttctgaattttatattTGGAAGTGAACGAGAAATGATTTCTGTTTTTGAAGACTATGCTCAATTGCTTGATCATTTCTGCTCTAGGAATTTTTCCTGATATACCTTGTGCTTTGTTGCTTGGAAAGAGCAGCATCTAAATTAATGTTGTGGCAGGGAAACTGTTCTTCCCATAACTCTATGAAGAGCTGATTTGAACTCTTTATTTCTCAAGCTGTAAATCATTGGATTGAACAATGGAGTTAGGAAAGTGTAGGATACTGATATGAGAGCATCCTGGCTTGAGGAGCAGTTGGACTTAGGCCTTAAGTAGATAAAGGAGGCACAGCCATAATGGACAGTGACAACAATGAGATGAGAAGCACAGGTGGAGAAAGCTTTGTGTCTGCCCAATGTGGAAGGAAACTGCAGTATGGCAGAGATGATGCGAATATAGGATACCAAGATCAATAACAGGGGGATAACCAGGACCAGTGCACAAAGCATGATGATGACAATCTGACTAAAGTGGGTATGGTGAGATGCCACCTTAAGGACAGGAGAGATGTCACAGAAGAAGTGATGTAATTGGTTGGAGGAGTAGAAGGGCAGGTGAAATACCAGGGATGTGATGATCTGTGCAACAATAAAGCCACAGGCACAGGCAGCAGCCACTAGTCCCACACATGCCCCGTGTCCCATGAGCACTGTGTAGCGAAGAGGgttacagatggccacatagcgatcataACCCATGGCTGCCAGCAAGAAGGAGTGAGAACAGCCGAGGAAAAGGAAGATAAACATCTGGATCGCACAGCCCAGGAAGGAGATGGTCTTCTTCTGAGACAGCAGGTCAACAAGCATCTTGGGTACAATTACAAAGGTGTAGCAAGTCTCAGAACAGGAAAGGACGgcaaggaagaagtacatgggggtaTGAAGGGCTTTGACCAGCACAATGGTGGAAATGATGATGGCATTGGTGCCCAGAGTGAGCAGGTAGAGGAGCAGGAAGACAACGAAGAGCAGCCACTGCAGCCTGGCCAGAGATGAGAAACCAAGGAAGATGAACTCTCTCACCAAGGTCTCGTTGACCCGCTCCACGGAAGGTAGGTCATCAGGAGTCAAtctgagaaagaagaggagagagtgcCAAGAAAAATCCCTGAAAATTAGTAGAATCACAGGAAATTTATCATCAGAGCATGAGTTCTCTGATTTTGAGTTCTAAACTCATTATTCCTTTTCCCTCCAGTTTTTCAAGATGTAAAACAGTATCTAAAATCAGGCAAAGTGTACATCCAACTCTGAGTCTCCACAGTAATTTTAACACCACAGGCAAAACGTTCTTGACATTTCTCAGATTCAACTATCCCTACATCTCCATTCCCAGGATGAGGCTGTTACTCAAATTCTCAGCCTCTCACTCTCACTTTATCCTGCAAATCTTGTCTGTCTTTCTTGTCCTCACACTCTTCCATTTTCCTGCAGCTGCAAAATAAACCATCTGAATACACTACATTTATATATAACTTTATATGTAATCATCAATAGCTTTTCGTTATCATTCTCCTTACATGTAAACTCCCACTCTTAGTCTTAATCTCTCCATAACTTAGACCTACATCCTCTCCAATTCTGTTGACCTTACTTCTTGGCATGGATAATCAGCTCCACCCTCTTATACTCTCAGTAGGCTGATTCTTACTTCTGTATCATTATTCTTTTCCCAAATCCGGAAAAAAGTTCTTTGAGATGGAATACATCTACACATCCTCCAATGCCTATCTCAGACAGAGTCCTTCCTCCTGCAGAGAGAGTCATAGTCTCTTCAGGACTCTTATCCATTTTAATCGCTTCTTTTAACTTCTACTAAAATCACATTATGGTTATCTCTCCAATCAACACTCTCACATCTCTTCAATCTCTCTTTTCCTTGATGCTAGGCTAATCTTCTGAAATATAAATTGTATCATATTGCTCCCTTGCTCAAAAATTTTACTCATGGCTAAAGCACAAAGTTCAAACTCTTTATGGTTTTCAACATCTTGTTTTGGGAACTAAACTATGTTTCTAAGATTATCTCTAGACCTTTCTGTGATGCATCAATATTGCACAAATATGTTGCATCCCTCCTTGCCTCTATTCCTTGCTCATCTTAATTTGTTACCCATATTTTATTTACAGATACTTTACCATTATTCTGAAGCCTCAGCCAAATCCACATTTTTTGGAAGCTTCTTTGGTATCTCCTCATAAAAGGGGTTGTTTCTTCCTGAGAATTCACATAAGACATTGATTGCCAATTTGATGTGTCATTtacttaattttgaaatattgtatcgaatttttctcatctttcttttccactAGATTGTGTACCCTTGAGGAGAAGATGCGAATTATGTGTATCTTCACCTGAATTCTCCTCAACATCTAGAACCATGTAAGTAATAGCTTCTCAATATAACTGTCATATAAATCAAAAAGCTAACTTGGCATGTTGTTACATATTTCATTCACGTCACCACAGCCTTCCTAGGATTCACTGAGTGAGAGAATCCTCAGTGTCATCTCATCCTGGGCATGAGGATTGCTCAAGACCAAGAATACCCAGGATTTCTGTACCAAATGGAACTAAGTTTTACACTTTCAAACTAAAATCTCAGTTTACAATAGGAAAATAGCCCCGAAGAGAGCAACTGTTATATTCCCAATTCCTAGTGTATTTGTAGCTCTCTAGCGCatattgaaatataaataaatgagaagaaaattatGATAGCCTTGTGTTTACtccattttaaaaagtatgtcaTTCAAAATTATTATCTTAactaatattaataacaataattaacgGCAATGTACCCTACCTTACCTGAGAATAACTAAAGCAAGAATATGAGGCACTAGACAACAGGTATTAAGCAGTGTCATTACAACGACGTGTTAGGCGCTAGGTATGTGTTAAGAACACGTACATAAATAAGACTCAGTCCAAGGCCTCAAGTTCCTCACAGTTCAAGGGTGAGATGTATTAAGAAGAAGAGATTATTATAAAATGGTGTGGATGAAATGATGGATATGCACTTGCAATTGTGAGAGCACTCAGGAGACAAATCTTTTATGCTTCCTTGGAAAAGAATGTTTTTGTACTTATTTCTGGGTTTCTTTACATCTGTTACAGAAATGTTGAAATAAGCattcttggaaaaaaaatcatgagaCTGAGCACTATTTAATTTCTACTGCTTTAATCTAGATGTATAAAGAGTTCAGGTAACCACAGTTGCATCTCCTGGGTTCTGGGAGAGTGCGGTCTGGGCCCTGATGTTTTCTGCTTCGGTAGTTATTCCTCCCACCCACCACTCACACCCTGTGAAACGGACaagtctccttctcttcctccatcttttttcCCTGATTCTTTTCTCAATGCCTAGCACAAGGATTTTTATTGCCTAGAAGGTATATTTACTACTAATATACTATTATCTTTCTAATTCCAGGATCCCAAATTCTCAGGACTACTTATAAatttctacatatatgatcttAAATTTTACCCTTGCAAGCACATATAAAGTTGAATAATGTAGGAATAAAATGGGTTTTGAACTTTGACAGATGTCGGCTTTCATCGTGACTCTGGCATGTTCTAGTGGTGAGATCTTAAATTCTTTAAGCCCCATTTTCTCATTTGAGAAAAGCAATTCTTGCCTCCCAGGGCTATAGTGAGAATTAATTGAAATCATATATATGTTAAAGACTAATTCAGTCAATAGTGaatcctcaataaatacttgcctTTCATTACCATATTGTTGTTCGATGGGGATTGGGATCAGAAATATTTTCATCAGTGATGTAATGAGCATTTAAACTCACGGAAAGTTGTTGAAACTGCCTTTTATGTTCTTTCCCAAGGAGGGAAAATTTAAGAGGAATTATCATTTCCCTGAGGCTCTCCAAGCCTAATTGAAAGTAACTTGGTTTTCTGTGGAGTCCTGTTCTGCCCTGGAAGGGAAGCAAGGGTTACTGATCTTGAAGTACCATGCCAGTCCTTTGGTGTCTGGTTGCTGTGGTCAGTCATTCATGCAGGTTATCTACACCTGGTAGAAAACAGTGGAAGTctcctaattttttaatttttgagggtGATATAGGATAAACTTAGAAGATAAAATTGTAGTTAATCTTAGTCACATATAAATAAGAACTTAGGGGTTCCTCGTTGTGGATGCTTCATAATTATTGATGATGCATATTTTATACACTATGTTTTATCTACATATTTTGGTATCAACTTCAACTATTTATGGAGCTCTTAAAGACTGAAATAGATTATTTCATAATTCTCAAACTTTATGATTTCGTGATTTCTATTACATCTTAAACACTGcagatataaatatgaataaaagtgTTGCTCCTCTCTCGGAGAACAGAGAATCAAACAGCTAGCCACATTACAAGGTGGATTATCATAAacattataaaagaaatacaagcAAAACATCCTGAAAATCTTgaggaaaaacaaataatttcgTGGAAGGCTTTGAAgaacaaataatattttgaatattacct comes from Diceros bicornis minor isolate mBicDic1 chromosome 4, mDicBic1.mat.cur, whole genome shotgun sequence and encodes:
- the LOC131401403 gene encoding olfactory receptor 10K2; the encoded protein is MAVPRIRRPTEKPPTTDKYNESANCPMVTSRCVFGQLAQNDRRLTPDDLPSVERVNETLVREFIFLGFSSLARLQWLLFVVFLLLYLLTLGTNAIIISTIVLVKALHTPMYFFLAVLSCSETCYTFVIVPKMLVDLLSQKKTISFLGCAIQMFIFLFLGCSHSFLLAAMGYDRYVAICNPLRYTVLMGHGACVGLVAAACACGFIVAQIITSLVFHLPFYSSNQLHHFFCDISPVLKVASHHTHFSQIVIIMLCALVLVIPLLLILVSYIRIISAILQFPSTLGRHKAFSTCASHLIVVTVHYGCASFIYLRPKSNCSSSQDALISVSYTFLTPLFNPMIYSLRNKEFKSALHRVMGRTVSLPQH